From Estrella lausannensis, one genomic window encodes:
- a CDS encoding type III polyketide synthase produces the protein MTVSILSLATKVPEASLNRETFVQRLQNHLSLSPEEAHFLKKVVRGTSIEKRHSVVADMFNPDSFPSVGQETSARSLLYQSVAPALAEDVSRAAVESWGGNVEAITHVISVSCTGCIAPGIEFLLVDRLGLSRSVERLGINFMGCFGAFKGLAVAKALALENPKNRVLLVCTELCSLHFQHASTKETLVANSLFGDGAAAVVVGALATSNEKPLLSLKGQASLALPGSLDLMTWSVGDTGFKMELSPKVPEAIGEYIVPFSKKLAAPHTDFHECTFAVHPGGRAIVETVAKACSLNESQLEASWSVLRQYGNMSSPTFLFVLDEVLKKKSDSPWVLGLGFGPGLSIEGLLLKRE, from the coding sequence ATGACCGTCTCAATCCTTTCATTGGCAACCAAGGTGCCTGAGGCATCGCTGAACCGGGAGACATTTGTCCAGCGTCTCCAAAACCATCTTTCTCTCTCTCCCGAGGAGGCGCATTTTCTTAAGAAGGTCGTCAGAGGAACTTCTATAGAAAAGCGGCATTCTGTCGTTGCGGACATGTTCAATCCCGATTCCTTTCCCTCAGTCGGTCAAGAAACATCTGCCCGTTCCTTGCTTTATCAGAGCGTAGCGCCTGCCCTTGCAGAAGATGTTTCTAGGGCAGCGGTGGAATCTTGGGGTGGAAATGTTGAGGCGATCACCCATGTGATCTCTGTCTCTTGCACAGGTTGCATCGCTCCCGGTATAGAATTTCTGCTCGTAGACCGCCTCGGCCTTTCGAGGAGCGTGGAGCGTCTGGGAATCAATTTCATGGGCTGTTTTGGAGCGTTCAAGGGTCTCGCGGTCGCAAAAGCGCTAGCGCTAGAAAATCCTAAAAACCGCGTCTTGCTGGTATGCACCGAGCTTTGTTCCCTCCATTTTCAGCATGCGAGTACGAAAGAGACATTGGTTGCCAATTCCCTCTTTGGTGATGGCGCTGCGGCAGTGGTCGTTGGAGCTTTGGCGACATCGAATGAAAAGCCCCTTTTGTCTCTCAAGGGGCAAGCCTCGCTGGCGCTTCCGGGTTCGCTGGACCTGATGACATGGAGCGTTGGCGACACCGGTTTTAAAATGGAGCTCAGCCCGAAGGTCCCCGAGGCGATCGGAGAATATATCGTGCCCTTTTCTAAAAAATTGGCAGCACCCCATACCGATTTTCACGAGTGCACATTCGCCGTGCATCCGGGCGGCAGGGCGATTGTGGAAACTGTGGCTAAAGCCTGCTCGTTGAACGAGAGCCAGCTGGAAGCTTCCTGGAGTGTTCTCAGGCAGTATGGTAACATGTCGAGTCCGACCTTTCTTTTTGTGTTGGATGAAGTGTTGAAGAAAAAGAGCGACTCGCCCTGGGTTCTTGGTCTCGGCTTCGGCCCCGGACTCTCCATCGAGGGTTTGCTACTGAAGAGGGAGTAG
- a CDS encoding NAD(P)/FAD-dependent oxidoreductase, with product MKADCLIIGGGVAGLSALNRLIDRGVRAVLLEERSFPAHKMCGEFISPEALPLLKQWDIEPAAAISSVCLVSPRSDLYIPLKECAGGLSRYLLDDALARRAIERGAEVVCGVKVLGVEGPQGAEEPYRVQLDSGVVFEAKTLIVSTGRLPGSYTTSSQPAFCYVGAKAHFEGIDCGEQLTMYLMKGAYFGMASVAPGTVNVAGLISCLSQEALNPRETFHQFFESSRALPLQRALKSGKLLFKEWMVGPVPEFGIRPQSPWPSAYFVGDAKGVIPPAAGGGLSMALSSGVLAADCALEGDAKSYDQRWNERYRRRIFKGKLLHRLFLNPLLLPMAAPLVRMIPGAGERLYRMTRS from the coding sequence ATGAAAGCAGATTGTTTGATTATCGGTGGAGGCGTTGCGGGCCTGTCCGCTCTGAATCGGTTGATCGACAGGGGAGTCCGGGCTGTCTTGCTTGAAGAACGCTCCTTTCCGGCGCATAAGATGTGCGGCGAATTCATCTCTCCGGAGGCTTTGCCGCTCTTGAAACAATGGGACATTGAACCGGCGGCCGCGATCTCTTCGGTGTGTCTTGTGTCTCCGCGTTCTGATTTATATATCCCGCTTAAAGAGTGTGCAGGCGGCCTTTCGCGTTACCTGCTCGATGATGCCCTGGCCAGGAGGGCCATTGAAAGGGGAGCGGAGGTTGTTTGCGGCGTTAAAGTCCTTGGCGTAGAGGGGCCTCAAGGGGCCGAGGAGCCCTATCGAGTTCAACTCGATTCGGGAGTTGTCTTTGAGGCCAAGACACTAATTGTCAGCACGGGGCGTTTGCCTGGATCTTACACCACTTCTTCGCAGCCCGCCTTTTGTTATGTGGGTGCCAAGGCTCACTTTGAAGGGATCGACTGCGGGGAGCAGCTTACGATGTACCTGATGAAAGGGGCCTATTTTGGCATGGCCTCTGTGGCTCCCGGTACCGTGAATGTAGCAGGGCTCATTTCCTGCTTAAGCCAAGAGGCGCTGAATCCCCGCGAGACATTCCACCAGTTTTTTGAGAGCAGCCGCGCCTTGCCGCTGCAAAGAGCTCTAAAATCGGGAAAGCTGTTGTTTAAAGAGTGGATGGTCGGGCCGGTTCCGGAGTTTGGGATTCGTCCGCAGTCTCCCTGGCCGTCTGCTTATTTTGTTGGCGATGCCAAAGGAGTAATACCACCCGCTGCCGGTGGCGGGCTGTCGATGGCGCTCTCGTCCGGCGTTCTGGCTGCCGATTGCGCCCTGGAAGGGGATGCCAAATCCTACGACCAGCGCTGGAATGAGCGGTACAGACGAAGAATTTTTAAAGGGAAGCTTTTGCACCGCCTCTTCTTAAATCCGCTTCTTCTCCCGATGGCTGCACCTTTGGTCCGGATGATACCGGGAGCTGGAGAGAGACTGTATAGGATGACTCGCAGCTAG
- a CDS encoding methyltransferase domain-containing protein has translation MWQRERSNEQEILDLGPLYYTQEEYALCLKHLSRINQLLGGYRAVRKALKGSNPRSILEVGMGGGGLSRRLSRWFPNASVLGVDINPEAVAYARAMMPQGQSNLSFELQKTKSLPYREGAFDVVTTMLVTHHMDDEELIDFLKESYRIASSLVVINDLQRHLLAYVAFSVVAPLLFPSRLIWHDGRLSIRRSFKRGDWIRLLKKAGFQEGQYKLSWNFPFRWTLTLVKQ, from the coding sequence ATGTGGCAGCGAGAACGCTCGAACGAACAGGAAATTTTAGATCTGGGGCCTCTTTATTACACACAAGAGGAGTACGCGCTTTGTTTAAAGCATTTGAGCCGGATCAACCAATTGCTTGGCGGCTACCGGGCAGTCAGAAAGGCGCTTAAAGGATCGAACCCCCGCTCCATTCTTGAGGTAGGTATGGGGGGCGGAGGACTGTCTAGAAGGTTAAGCCGCTGGTTTCCGAATGCCAGCGTTTTGGGGGTGGATATCAATCCTGAAGCAGTTGCCTACGCTCGTGCCATGATGCCCCAAGGCCAAAGTAACTTGTCCTTCGAGTTGCAAAAGACAAAGTCCCTGCCTTACAGGGAAGGAGCGTTCGATGTGGTCACAACGATGCTGGTTACCCATCATATGGATGACGAGGAGTTGATCGACTTTTTGAAAGAGAGCTACAGAATCGCTTCTTCGCTTGTGGTCATCAATGATTTGCAAAGGCACCTCTTGGCGTATGTGGCCTTTTCGGTAGTGGCACCGCTTCTCTTTCCCAGCCGGCTGATATGGCACGATGGCAGACTATCCATAAGACGCTCTTTCAAAAGAGGGGATTGGATCCGTCTTCTTAAAAAGGCTGGATTTCAAGAGGGGCAATACAAGCTCAGCTGGAACTTCCCATTCCGCTGGACATTAACGCTGGTGAAGCAATGA